A portion of the Carya illinoinensis cultivar Pawnee chromosome 11, C.illinoinensisPawnee_v1, whole genome shotgun sequence genome contains these proteins:
- the LOC122281094 gene encoding probable leucine-rich repeat receptor-like serine/threonine-protein kinase At3g14840 has translation MNIMLILLRLLLASTVTLICFSTFAYGASLLASDEVQALRDIAKAMGKMDWDFSVDPCSRQSGWITPNPIKGLENAVTCDCTFNGTECHVISIVLKAQNLAGILPPDLGRFPYLQEIDLTRNYLNGSIPPEWGSTKLVNISLLGNRLMGSIPRELANITTLKSFTVEYNQLSGILPSELGNMSSIERLLLSSNYFTGELPSSFANLTTLKDFRISDNQFSGKIPNYIQNWTNLGKLVIQASGLNGPIPTGIAVLGELTDLRISDLNGSEAAFPPLNDLTKLKTLILKSCNIVGQLPTFLGDMTTLKTLDLSFNKLSGAIPERFSGLQKTDYIYLTGNLLTGPVPLWIQNKGDKIDLSYNNFTVETSGQPECQQRSVNLFASSSIRNTSGLVSCLRSIPCPKNLYNLHINCGGKEVTLDRSATYNDDTNDVGPSSFFQSSHNWAFSSTGYFLDDDRPTKTYIWKNSSRLSMNNPELYMNARLSPLSLTYYAFCLESGNYTVNLHFAEIMFTDDKTYSSLGRRIFDVYIQGERVRKDFDIVKAAGGIGKAVKQNFTAVVTNNTLEIRFYWAGKGTTGIPYRGVYGPLISAISVDPDFKPPPEDGSSGISIGAVVGIVAAGAIVILLILAILWWKGCLSQKNTTERDLRGLDLQTGKFTLRQIKAATNNFDAVNKIGEGGFGSVYKGLLADGTVIAVKQLSAKSKQGNREFVNEIGMISALEHPHLVKLYGCCIEGNQLLLVYEYMENNSLARALFGPEEYRLQLDWPTRHRICVGIARGLAYLHEESRLKIVHRDIKATNVLLDKDLNPKISDFGLAKLDDEDYTHISTRVAGTYGYMAPEYAMRGYLTDKADVYSFGIVALEIVSGKSNTSYRPKEERLYLLDWALILKEKGSLMELVDPRLGSDYMKEEVMNMINVALLCANVSAAVRPSMSTVVSMLEGSAVVPELSSDSSVTNDEMKVKAMWDHFQHNKELKGGDSQTQSMSVDGPFTASSTSAADLYPVNMDSDYLEKRT, from the exons ATGAACATCATGCTGATTCTTCTCCGACTTCTTCTTGCTTCAACTGTCaccttaatttgcttttcaactTTTGCTTACGGAGCCTCTCTACTAGCTAGCGACGAag TGCAAGCTTTACGTGATATAGCGAAGGCGATGGGTAAGATGGACTGGGATTTCAGTGTAGATCCATGTAGTAGACAATCTGGATGGATTACTCCCAACCCAATAAAAGGATTGGAGAATGCTGTCACCTGCGACTGCACCTTCAATGGCACTGAGTGCCATGTTATCAGCAt AGTTCTGAAAGCACAGAATCTGGCAGGCATTCTCCCACCAGATTTGGGCAGATTTCCTTACCTCCAAGAGAT TGACCTCACCCGCAACTACCTTAACGGTTCAATCCCTCCGGAATGGGGCTCCACGAAGCTGGTCAACAT TTCCCTTCTTGGAAATCGGTTAATGGGTTCCATCCCCAGAGAGCTTGCAAACATCACGACTCTCAAAAGCTT TACGGTCGAGTATAATCAGCTTTCCGGAATTCTTCCTTCAGAGCTTGGAAATATGTCCTCAATAGAAAGGCT CTTACTCAGCTCGAATTATTTTACCGGGGAGCTGCCTTCTTCATTTGCAAACCTAACGACATTGAAAGACTT TCGGATCAGTGACAATCAATTTTCAGGAAAGATACCCAATTACATCCAAAACTGGACAAATCTTGGAAAACT AGTGATTCAGGCTAGTGGTTTGAACGGGCCAATTCCTACAGGCATTGCTGTTTTGGGAGAGTTGACTGACTT GAGAATTAGTGATTTGAATGGATCTGAGGCAGCGTTTCCACCACTAAATGATTTAACAAAGTTGAAAACACT GATATTGAAGAGTTGCAATATTGTTGGACAACTACCTACATTTCTCGGGGATATGACAACTTTGAAAACCCT AGATCTCAGCTTCAACAAACTAAGTGGAGCAATTCCAGAAAGATTTTCCGGTCTACAAAAAACTGATTATAT ATATTTGACTGGCAACTTGCTAACTGGACCAGTGCCTCTTTGGATACAGAACAAAGGAGACAAGAT TGATCTTTCATATAACAACTTTACAGTTGAAACATCTGGGCAACCAGAATGTCAACAACGCAGTGT GAACTTGTTTGCTAGCTCTTCAATTAGGAATACTTC TGGCCTTGTTTCGTGTTTGAGAAGCATTCCTTGTCCAAAAA ATTTATACAATCTTCATATAAACTGTGGTGGAAAAGAAGTGACTTTAGACAGAAGTGCTACATATAACGATGATACAAATGATGTTGGACCTTCGAGTTTCTTCCAGAGTTCACACAACTGGGCATTTAGTAGCACTGGTTACTTCCTGGACGACGACCGCCCCACGAAGACTTATATCTGGAAAAATTCATCCAGGCTCTCTATGAACAATCCAGAACTGTACATGAATGCGCGCCTCTCTCCTCTATCTCTTACTTATTATGCCTTTTGTTTGGAAAGCGGAAACTACACTGTCAACCTCCATTTTGCTGAGATAATGTTCACTGACGATAAAACATATAGCAGCTTGGGAAGACGTATATTCGATGTTTACATTCAG GGAGAGCGGGTGCGGAAGGATTTTGATATTGTAAAAGCGGCAGGTGGGATTGGTAAGGCGGTTAAGCAAAATTTTACTGCTGTCGTGACTAATAATACGCTAGAGATCCGTTTCTACTGGGCGGGGAAGGGGACAACTGGTATCCCATACAGAGGAGTCTATGGTCCTCTTATTTCTGCTATTTCTGTGGATCCTG ACTTTAAACCCCCACCAGAAGATGGAAGTAGTGGTATATCTATAGGTGCAGTGGTCGGAATTGTCGCTGCTGGAGCCATTGTTATATTGTTGATTCTGGCTATCCTCTGGTGGAAAGGCTGTCTAAGTCAGAAAAACACTACGGAGCGAG ATTTAAGGGGTTTGGACCTGCAAACTGGTAAATTCACCTTAAGGCAAATCAAAGCGGCCACAAACAACTTTGATGCTGTGAATAAAATTGGGGAAGGTGGTTTTGGTTCTGTTTACAAG GGCCTTCTAGCAGATGGCACTGTTATTGCAGTCAAACAGCTTTCTGCCAAATCAAAGCAAGGAAATCGTGAGTTTGTGAATGAGATAGGCATGATTTCTGCTTTAGAACACCCTCATCTTGTTAAGCTCTATGGATGTTGTATCGAAGGAAATCAATTATTGCTTGTATATGAGTACATGGAAAATAACAGCCTTGCTCGTGCTTTATTTG GGCCAGAAGAATATCGGTTGCAATTGGATTGGCCAACAAGACATAGGATTTGTGTTGGCATAGCCAGGGGCTTGGCCTATCTCCATGAAGAATCAAGATTGAAGATTGTCCATCGGGACATCAAGGCTACTAATGTCTTGCTTGATAAAGATCTCAATCCTAAGATATCCGACTTTGGTTTAGCCAAGCTTGATGACGAGGATTATACCCATATAAGCACCCGAGTTGCTGGAACCTA TGGATATATGGCACCCGAATACGCAATGCGAGGTTATTTAACTGATAAAGCAGATGTCTACAGTTTTGGAATTGTTGCCTTGGAAATTGTCAGTGGGAAGAGCAACACTAGTTACCGTCCAAAGGAGGAACGCCTCTATCTTCTTGATTGG GCACTTAtattaaaagagaaaggaagtttGATGGAATTGGTTGATCCAAGGTTAGGCTCAGACTACATGAAGGAAGAGGTTATGAACATGATCAACGTGGCTCTCCTATGCGCAAATGTTTCTGCAGCAGTAAGGCCTTCCATGTCCACTGTGGTAAGCATGCTTGAAGGCAGTGCTGTTGTTCCGGAGTTATCTTCAGATTCAAGTGTCacaaatgatgaaatgaaagtgAAGGCAATGTGGGATCATTTTCAACACAACAAAGAACTGAAAGGGGGAGATAGCCAGACACAAAGCATGTCAGTAGATGGACCATTTACAGCTTCTTCCACATCTGCTGCTGATCTATATCCAGTCAATATGGATTCTGATTACTTGGAGAAAAGAACCTAG
- the LOC122281099 gene encoding protein trichome birefringence-like 41: protein MGFRVFCCGFSFASFVVLLHSAVLILLLLVHHKASAASQCDFFTGRWVPDKTYPLYHPAVCPFIEREFSCQKNGRPDLDYTQYRWQPLGCYLLRFNGQDFMERLRGKRIMFVGDSLSRNQWQSLTCMLHSALPNAKYNLTRQQDVSTFSFPDYGVEIMLDRNVYLVDVVREEIGRVLKLDSIEGGKVWKGMDMLIFNTWHWWNRRGPSQPWDYIQEGTKISKDMDRMLAFQKALATWARWVDLNIDPNKTLVFFQGISPSHYNGSQWNEPSAKNCVGQKEPLFGSIYPGGLPPAVGVLKSELRKVTKPVKLLDITNLSLLRKDGHPSLYGLARMDCSHWCLAGVPDTWNQILYNLIL from the exons ATGGGTTTCCGGGTTTTTTGCTGTGGCTTCTCTTTTGCATCTTTTGTTGTTCTGCTGCATTCAGCAgtccttattcttcttcttctagttcATCACAAAGCCTCTGCTGCAAGTCAATGTGATTTTTTCACGGGAAGATGGGTACCAGACAAAACGTACCCGCTTTACCATCCTGCCGTCTGTCCCTTCATCGAGCGGGAGTTCAGTTGCCAGAAGAATGGCCGCCCGGATCTGGATTACACCCAGTACAGATGGCAACCTCTTGGCTGCTATCTTCTTAG ATTTAATGGTCAAGACTTTATGGAACGATTACGAGGGAAGAGGATCATGTTTGTAGGGGACTCGCTGAGCAGAAATCAGTGGCAGTCATTGACATGCATGCTTCACTCTGCCCTCCCCAATGCTAAATACAACTTAACAAGACAACAAGACGTTTCCACCTTTTCATTTCCG GATTATGGAGTTGAGATTATGCTGGATCGGAATGTGTATTTGGTAGATGTTGTACGAGAAGAAATTGGTAGAGTCTTGAAACTTGATTCAATCGAGGGTGGGAAGGTATGGAAAGGAATGGACATGCTCATCTTCAACACATGGCATTGGTGGAACAGAAGGGGACCTTCTCAACC ATGGGATTACATCCAAGAGGGAACAAAGATTAGCAAGGACATGGATCGTATGCTTGCTTTCCAGAAGGCACTTGCAACATGGGCTAGGTGGGTAGATCTCAACATCGATCCTAACAAGACTTTGGTTTTCTTCCAAGGAATTTCCCCATCCCATTACAA TGGCAGCCAATGGAATGAACCGAGTGCGAAGAACTGCGTGGGGCAGAAGGAACCATTGTTTGGGTCCATATATCCAGGAGGCTTGCCACCAGCAGTGGGGGTGCTGAAGAGTGAATTAAGAAAGGTTACAAAACCCGTCAAGTTGCTTGACATAACAAACCTCTCGCTTCTACGCAAAGATGGACATCCTTCTCTTTATGGTTTGGCTAGAATGGACTGCAGCCACTGGTGTCTTGCTGGTGTTCCTGATACTTGGAACCAGATTCTTTACAATCTTATTCTTTGA